One window of Peteryoungia desertarenae genomic DNA carries:
- a CDS encoding cobalamin B12-binding domain-containing protein → MASNDSEGPPDERGQSIPGMPQNSPSTQPRADAHLNNRDHQILEQAIRGRVSRMVGAGHPELTARPDAKDIPEEFDLRLHPELDPVARQMPGTEKATRYRAALIRSLIDADPRSHRDLMEELQRSDVPMQTLAIQLFAPVAARLGNLWCTDEADFMQIAVASTRLGMIINHLSHTSAKLVKERRPDRRLLLARTRGTMHTIGVSIVATCFRDMGWEVDGGVELEVDDSLYEKLLKARYQLLGISVGQVSDATQCSDAIRRIHASPMTRRTKVAIGGPAVRLQPETFKSLGADIVAQSALEVMQMADAMHY, encoded by the coding sequence ATGGCCAGCAATGATTCCGAGGGGCCGCCGGACGAAAGGGGACAATCGATCCCCGGCATGCCGCAAAACAGCCCTTCCACACAACCTCGCGCAGACGCGCACTTGAACAACCGTGACCACCAGATCCTGGAACAGGCCATCCGTGGCCGCGTTTCACGCATGGTTGGTGCCGGCCACCCTGAACTGACCGCGCGACCAGACGCCAAGGATATTCCCGAGGAATTTGATCTGCGACTGCATCCCGAATTGGACCCCGTGGCACGTCAGATGCCTGGTACCGAAAAAGCGACGCGCTATCGCGCGGCTTTGATCCGATCCTTGATTGACGCCGATCCCCGCAGCCACCGAGACCTGATGGAGGAATTGCAGCGAAGCGATGTCCCCATGCAAACGCTCGCAATCCAGCTTTTCGCACCCGTCGCGGCGAGACTCGGTAACCTCTGGTGCACCGACGAAGCGGATTTCATGCAGATCGCCGTCGCCTCCACTCGACTGGGGATGATCATCAACCACCTGTCACACACCAGTGCCAAACTGGTGAAGGAACGCAGGCCTGATCGGCGCCTTCTGCTTGCCCGAACCCGAGGCACCATGCACACCATTGGCGTATCCATCGTCGCCACCTGCTTCCGGGATATGGGGTGGGAAGTTGACGGCGGCGTCGAGCTTGAGGTCGATGACAGCCTTTATGAAAAGCTGCTCAAGGCTCGCTACCAACTGCTTGGCATATCGGTTGGGCAGGTTTCCGATGCGACGCAATGCTCTGACGCAATCCGTCGGATCCATGCAAGTCCAATGACAAGACGAACCAAGGTTGCAATCGGTGGACCGGCAGTAAGATTGCAGCCAGAAACTTTCAAAAGCCTCGGAGCCGACATTGTCGCGCAATCGGCGCTGGAAGTCATGCAGATGGCTGATGCCATGCATTACTGA